The proteins below are encoded in one region of Misgurnus anguillicaudatus chromosome 24, ASM2758022v2, whole genome shotgun sequence:
- the nars2 gene encoding asparaginyl-tRNA synthetase, whose protein sequence is MIPVTLLRIPVLHTSLFFRCGALFFQRHCRRMISKKRRICDILECTDIGSDVRIQGWVRSVRPQKDNLFLHVNDGSSLKPLQVVASSHLNTRDLTFGCAVDISGTLERSPNKRQNVEIQAQHIQVVGECDPVEFPFKIKERHPLEYIRQFPHLRCRTNAFSSLLRIRSEATAALQSFFRDNGYVQIHTPIITSNDCEGAGELFQVEPAGDKKASDDPNPHFFSVPAYLTVSGQLHLEVMAGAFSAVYTFGPTFRAENSQSRRHLAEFYMVEAEIAFTESLKDLMEVMENLFKSTTEHLMSHCADDIELFHKYIAPGHGDEVNLMLKRNFHVISYTEAIDILNNSSQNFTFNTEWGCDLQTEHEKFLVKHCGNVPVFVVDYPYDLKPFYARDNQDQPRHTAAAVDLLVPGVGELCGGSLREERLELLKSRLAQTGLEDAYAWYLQLREFGSVPHGGFGMGFERYLQCILGVHNIKDVIPFARFSHSCPL, encoded by the exons ATGATACCTGTCACATTACTTCGCATACCTGTTTTACACACATCGTTATTTTTCCGATGTGGTGCATTGTTCTTCCAACGACATTGCAGGCGCATGATCTCCAAGAAAAGAAGGATATGTGATATACTGGAATGTACGGATATAGGATCAGATGTTAGAATACAG GGGTGGGTCAGATCTGTCAGACCACAGAAGGACAATCTCTTCTTACATGTCAATGATGGAAGCTCATTGAAGCCTCTTCAGGTGGTTGCCAGCTCACATCTGAACACCAG AGACCTTACATTTGGGTGTGCTGTTGACATCAGTGGCACATTGGAGAGGAGTCCTAACAAGAGACAAAATGTAGAGATACAAGCTCAACATATTCAAGTGGTCGGGGAATGTGATCCCGTG GAGTTTCCTTTTAAAATCAAAGAGCGTCATCCTTTGGAATATATCAGACAGTTTCCCCATCTCAGATGCCGAACAAACGCCTTTAGTTCCCTCCTCAGGATACGCAGCGAGGCGACAGCTGCCCTCCAATCATTTTTCAGG gaTAATGGTTATGTGCAGATTCACACACCAATAATCACCTCAAATGACTGTGAGGGTGCTGGTGAACTCTTCCAAGTTGAG CCTGCAGGTGATAAAAAAGCCTCAGATGACCCAAACCCACATTTCTTCTCTGTGCCAGCTTATCTAACAGTATCAGGGCAATTGCACCTAGAAGTCATGGCAGG GGCTTTTTCAGCAGTCTACACCTTTGGTCCTACATTCAGAGCAGAGAACTCTCAAAGCAGGAGACATCTGGCTGAGTTTTACATGGTAGAAGCTGAAATTGCCTTCACTGAGTCATTAAAAGATCTAATGGAG GTTATGGAGAACCTGTTTAAGTCCACCACGGAGCATTTGATGTCCCATTGCGCAGATGATATTGAATTATTTCACAAATATATTGCACCAGGACATGGG GACGAAGTGAACCTCATGTTGAAAAGAAACTTTCATGT CATCTCCTACACTGAAGCCATCGACATTCTGAACAACAGTTCACAAAACTTTACGTTCAACACCGAG TGGGGCTGTGATCTTCAGACAGAACATGAGAAGTTTCTGGTGAAACACTGTGGGAACGTCCCAGTCTTTGTTGTTGACTATCCCTACGACTTAAAGCCTTTCTATGCCAGAGACAACCAAGATCAACCCCGTCACACT GCGGCTGCTGTAGACCTCTTAGTGCCTGGGGTCGGGGAGCTTTGTGGTGGATCTCTGAGAGAAGAAAGGCTTGAACTTTTAAAGAGTCGACTAGCACA AACTGGATTGGAGGACGCATACGCATG GTATCTGCAGCTGCGAGAGTTTGGCTCCGTCCCACACGGGGGTTTCGGGATGGGATTTGAGAGGTACCTGCAGTGCATTTTGGGAGTTCACAATATCAAAGATGTGATTCCATTCGCAAGGTTCTCACACTCCTGTCCGCTTTAA